A window from Drosophila nasuta strain 15112-1781.00 chromosome 3, ASM2355853v1, whole genome shotgun sequence encodes these proteins:
- the LOC132793074 gene encoding splicing factor U2AF 50 kDa subunit, which yields MGRNREDRHQSRSRYHSSQSQSSSKSYSYSRQEEKIRTRRSGKISGWDIPPMGYEHLTPIQYKVMQASGQIASRIVPDAPPTGESAAIATVTRQARRLYVGNIPFNTSDDEMIVFFNEQMQKLNAGAYLDGDAVLTCQTNLDKNFAFLEFRSMDEATMAISFDGINYRGQALKIRRPHDYHPVASVSTVSFEAMMKGTQQATNLAISVVVPDSPHKVYVGGLPTCLGDEQVKELLITFGQLRGFNLVKDPAGQSKGFAFCEYLDPTITEQAIAGLHGMQLGDRKLVVQRSLAGARSLASNQLPVLQVPGFPIENLTSEATEILCLLNMVVPEELGDDEEYEDIRMDIKQECAKYGKVKSLKIPRPTGESGQGGCGKVFVRFETVEDCKKALNALSGRKFNGRIVMTSFFNPDKYKRREFQ from the coding sequence ATGGGTCGTAATCGCGAGGATAGACATCAATCTCGTTCTCGTTACCACAGTTCACAATCTCAATCGAGTTCGAAATCGTATTCGTACTCAAGGCAAGAAGAGAAGATAAGGACTCGCAGGTCTGGCAAAATATCCGGCTGGGATATACCTCCGATGGGCTATGAGCATCTGACGCCAATTCAATACAAAGTCATGCAAGCGAGTGGTCAGATTGCCTCACGAATTGTGCCGGATGCGCCGCCAACTGGCGAATCGGCAGCGATTGCGACGGTGACGCGACAGGCGCGTCGTCTATATGTGGGCAACATTCCATTTAACACAAGCGACGACGAAATGATAGTGTTCTTCAATGAACAAATGCAGAAACTGAATGCTGGAGCATATCTCGATGGCGATGCGGTGCTTACGTGCCAGACAAATCTGGACAAGAACTTCGCCTTCCTCGAGTTCCGTTCCATGGATGAGGCGACCATGGCGATTAGCTTTGATGGCATCAATTATCGCGGTCAAGCGCTGAAGATACGGCGACCACATGACTATCATCCTGTGGCCTCGGTGTCCACCGTAAGCTTCGAGGCGATGATGAAGGGAACACAGCAAGCCACAAATCTGGCAATCTCTGTCGTGGTGCCGGATTCACCGCACAAAGTGTACGTGGGCGGATTACCCACGTGCCTGGGCGATGAACAGGTTAAGGAGCTGCTTATTACCTTTGGCCAGTTGCGTGGCTTCAATCTGGTTAAGGATCCGGCTGGCCAGAGCAAGGGTTTCGCCTTTTGCGAGTATCTTGATCCAACCATTACGGAGCAGGCCATTGCTGGACTCCATGGCATGCAGCTGGGAGATCGCAAGCTCGTCGTACAGCGTTCCTTGGCCGGGGCACGCAGTTTGGCTTCCAATCAGTTGCCTGTGCTGCAGGTGCCGGGATTTCCTATTGAGAACCTCACAAGCGAGGCCACCGAGATTCTTTGTCTGCTGAACATGGTGGTGCCCGAGGAGCTGGGAGATGATGAGGAGTACGAGGACATACGCATGGATATAAAGCAGGAATGCGCCAAGTATGGCAAGGTGAAGAGCCTCAAGATTCCACGTCCCACTGGAGAATCGGGTCAAGGTGGCTGCGGCAAGGTTTTTGTTCGCTTTGAGACTGTAGAAGATTGCAAAAAGGCTTTGAATGCGTTGAGTGGTCGCAAGTTTAATGGACGCATCGTGATGACATCTTTCTTCAATCCAGACAAATACAAGCGCAGAGAATTCCAATAA